The following are encoded together in the Bos taurus isolate L1 Dominette 01449 registration number 42190680 breed Hereford chromosome 10, ARS-UCD2.0, whole genome shotgun sequence genome:
- the LOC112448430 gene encoding small ribosomal subunit protein uS14, which yields MGHQQLYWSHPRKFGQGSRSCRVCSNRHRLIRKYGLNMCRQCFRQYAKDIGFIKLD from the coding sequence ATGGGTCACCAGCAGCTCTACTGGAGCCATCCGAGAAAATTCGGCCAGGGTTCTCGCTCTTGCCGGGTCTGCTCAAACCGGCACCGTCTGATCCGGAAATACGGCCTCAATATGTGCCGCCAGTGTTTCCGCCAGTATGCGAAGGACATCGGCTTCATTAAGTTGGACTAA